A part of Drosophila bipectinata strain 14024-0381.07 chromosome 3L, DbipHiC1v2, whole genome shotgun sequence genomic DNA contains:
- the ppk27 gene encoding pickpocket protein 11 yields MSFVAALRRTTVEYFRKTSLNGFGLLYFLRRRKIQRLFWFSFIAFGILFASYAVFAMILAFLNYSTVIDLSQVEVLEEQLPLPELRICSGYRFSRRSMHRYAEELGHLSNKSQDYWLEKLPYLSGFYDSLAVKSEDIEELKGPLASTNITALLKKLSPSCRSLILRCEMNHLSTSCSELFGLELTTEGNCCVLKKENLTGELSLFLDSSREDAFPLKGETALGFTFHTPNWLGRASVGPGEVAVLELEVTQLQGNSQLKDYSTRKRGCYFPQESSPRDRCLDECRIKAHLINCQCVPYPFELKNPHQKHCTLGEISCLQLVEENWSPSQCPECLPYCNQMFYRLHKSVLGNLHPWRTKVSIYFRKPHRRVYETIQLYRWYHILSNIGGVLGICIGCSFISGFELIYFVVFRLWSNYLRQAES; encoded by the exons ATGTCCTTCGTGGCAGCTCTGAGACGCACAACTGTGGAGTACTTTCGGAAGACAAGCCTCAATGGCTTTGGGTTGCTGTACTTCCTCAGGAGGCGGAAGATCCAGCGACTCTTCTGGTTCTCGTTCATCGCCTTCGGCATCCTGTTCGCCAGCTATGCGGTGTTTGCCATGATCCTGGCCTTTCTCAACTACTCCACCGTCATAGATCTCTCCCAGGTGGAGGTGTTGGAGGAGCAGCTACCACTTCCGGAGCTAAGGATCTGCAGTGGCTATAGGTTCAGTCGCAGGAGCATGCACAGGTATGCGGAGGAACtaggacatctgagtaacaagTCACAGGACTATTGGCTGGAAAAGTTGCCTTACCTCTCTGGCTTTTATGATTCCTTGGCTGTGAAGTCGGAGGATATTGAAGAACTTAAAGGACCACTAGCCTCCACCAATATTACTGCCCTTTTGAAGAAACTATCGCCTTCCTGCAGGTCTCTAATCCTTCGCTGTGAGATGAACCATCTCTCCACAAGCTGCTCTGAGCTATTTGGCTTGGAACTGACCACCGAGGGAAACTGTTGTGTTTTGAAGAAGGAAAACCTGACCGGGGAACTGTCACTCTTCCTCGACTCTTCCCGGGAAGATGCATTCCCCCTGAAAGGGGAGACCGCTTTGGGCTTCACCTTTCACACTCCCAATTGGCTCGGAAGAGCTAGTGTTGGTCCAGGGGAAGTGGCCGTATTGGAGCTGGAAGTAACTCAGCTTCAAGGAAACTCCCAGCTAAAGGACTATTCCACCCGAAAACGAGGCTGTTACTTTCCCCAAGAGAGCTCACCCAGGGACAGGTGCCTAGATGAGTGCCGAATCAAAGCCCATTTAATTAACTGCCAGTGTGTGCCTTATCCTTTCGAGTTGAAGAATCCCCACCAGAAGCACTGTACACTGGGAGAAATATCCTGCCTGCAGTTGGTAGAGG AAAACTGGTCCCCTTCGCAGTGCCCCGAGTGCCTGCCGTACTGCAACCAGATGTTCTATAGACTCCACAAGAGTGTCCTTGGGAACTTACATCCTTGGCGCACTAAAGTGTCTATATACTTCCGGAAGCCCCATAGAAGAGTCTACGAAACCATACAACTCTACCGCTGGTACCACATATTGT CCAACATTGGCGGAGTCCTGGGCATCTGCATCGGCTGCTCCTTCATCAGCGGCTTCGAGCTGATCTACTTCGTGGTGTTCCGTCTCTGGTCCAACTACCTCCGGCAGGCGGAGAGCTAA